One part of the Micrococcus sp. 2A genome encodes these proteins:
- a CDS encoding polysaccharide deacetylase family protein, whose translation MLSSRPARRLRPLAAAALVAAMALTGCSSGSPDGPAASSAPSSGASSAPASSAPASSPSAAEAGATATEGSPEWPRTPTLDRMPFAGLDVSTISDYHRATHLVVPQLAGAEPLNSRLRDQAQRRAEQFWSDSEGSEVSVAPPSLSGSWQAVGVSRDIVGVLTSVTEFAGAGHSIEERTTWFDAAAGTVVEPLDLVSSDSRGLLEQRVRAAVDALPGAEREMSPSSADTAWEQLRDGDVRTWFTPEGDLAIGFSEHTVLAGSAGTPAITLPASDVEPWLSDAGRAVRTAVTRPDVEAWNAAHAPVTAGPTSSAPALTPPVTPAPASSSEAAPRATPTAPSTPSATKKSSSTPSATKKPSSAPSATKKPSSTPAAGRGRTDCSVKRCIALTFDDGPKPATDARLLEILARHDVRASFFMIGSSVDAFPGTAKKISAAGHEVGNHTYTHALLKPLGRAALDAELSKASTAIEHATGVRPAVMRPPYGAYNATVTTAIEAHGMRKAMWTVDTLDWKHRDPAKTLAIVKKEAAPGGIILMHDIHATTIEAVDPVVTWLQSQGYTLVTVSDLQDG comes from the coding sequence GTGCTCTCGTCCCGCCCCGCCCGCCGTCTCCGTCCGCTCGCCGCCGCCGCGCTCGTCGCGGCGATGGCACTGACCGGCTGCTCGAGCGGGTCCCCGGACGGCCCGGCCGCGTCCTCCGCGCCGTCGTCCGGCGCATCGTCGGCGCCGGCCTCCTCCGCTCCTGCCTCCTCGCCCTCGGCGGCAGAGGCCGGCGCGACCGCGACGGAGGGCTCCCCGGAGTGGCCCCGCACCCCCACCCTGGACCGCATGCCGTTCGCCGGCCTCGACGTGAGCACGATCTCGGACTACCACCGCGCCACCCACCTCGTGGTCCCGCAGCTCGCGGGTGCCGAGCCCCTGAACTCGCGCCTGCGCGATCAGGCGCAGCGGCGCGCCGAGCAGTTCTGGTCCGACTCGGAGGGCAGCGAGGTCTCCGTGGCGCCCCCCTCGCTCTCCGGCTCGTGGCAGGCGGTGGGCGTGTCCCGGGACATCGTGGGCGTGCTGACGTCGGTGACGGAGTTCGCGGGTGCGGGCCACTCCATCGAGGAGCGGACCACGTGGTTCGACGCCGCCGCCGGCACGGTGGTCGAGCCCCTGGACCTGGTGTCCTCGGACAGCCGCGGCCTCCTGGAGCAGCGCGTGCGCGCGGCCGTGGACGCCCTCCCCGGCGCCGAGCGGGAGATGAGCCCCTCCAGCGCGGACACCGCGTGGGAGCAGCTCCGCGACGGGGACGTCCGCACGTGGTTCACGCCGGAGGGCGACCTCGCGATCGGCTTCTCGGAGCACACGGTCCTGGCCGGCAGCGCGGGCACGCCCGCGATCACGCTCCCGGCGTCCGACGTCGAGCCGTGGCTCTCCGACGCCGGGCGGGCGGTCCGCACGGCCGTGACCCGGCCCGACGTGGAGGCGTGGAACGCGGCGCATGCCCCCGTCACGGCCGGGCCGACGTCGTCCGCCCCGGCTCTGACACCCCCCGTCACCCCCGCACCGGCGTCCAGCTCCGAGGCCGCGCCCCGTGCGACGCCCACGGCACCCTCCACCCCCAGCGCGACGAAGAAGTCCTCCTCCACCCCCAGCGCGACGAAGAAGCCCTCCTCCGCCCCCAGCGCGACGAAGAAGCCCTCCTCCACCCCGGCCGCGGGCAGGGGCAGGACGGACTGCTCGGTCAAGCGCTGCATCGCCCTGACGTTCGACGACGGCCCCAAGCCCGCGACCGACGCCCGGCTGCTGGAGATCCTGGCCCGTCACGACGTCCGGGCGTCCTTCTTCATGATCGGCTCCTCCGTCGATGCGTTCCCGGGCACCGCGAAGAAGATCAGCGCCGCGGGCCACGAGGTGGGCAACCACACGTACACGCACGCCCTCCTGAAGCCGCTGGGCCGGGCAGCCCTGGACGCCGAGCTCTCGAAGGCCAGCACGGCCATCGAGCACGCGACCGGGGTGCGGCCGGCGGTCATGCGTCCGCCCTACGGCGCCTACAACGCCACGGTCACCACGGCGATCGAGGCCCACGGCATGCGCAAGGCCATGTGGACGGTCGACACGCTCGACTGGAAGCACCGCGACCCCGCCAAGACGCTCGCGATCGTGAAGAAGGAGGCCGCCCCCGGCGGGATCATCCTGATGCACGACATCCACGCCACGACCATCGAGGCCGTGGACCCCGTGGTGACCTGGCTCCAGTCCCAGGGCTACACCCTCGTGACCGTCTCCGACCTGCAGGACGGCTGA
- a CDS encoding low molecular weight phosphatase family protein: MRIADPGPAAPDPGRGTPSGPDAVDPLTAGLGELRRRYAEALGAETVERHVQDALADLARAGTTGPHLEKMAVRFAASRLDALAEAEGLVDPQAPRVLFVCVQNAGRSQLAAALLAEHAGDAVRVLSAGSRPAAHVHGTVAPLLAEHGADPEETFPKPITEEILRTADYVITMGCGDECEVHPHTVHRDWPVGDPAETDWDRLQEIVADIERRVAELWAEIQATLPR; encoded by the coding sequence ATGCGGATCGCTGATCCCGGCCCTGCCGCCCCCGACCCCGGACGCGGCACCCCCAGCGGCCCGGATGCCGTCGACCCGCTCACCGCGGGCCTCGGCGAGCTGCGCCGCCGCTATGCGGAGGCGCTCGGCGCCGAGACGGTGGAGCGCCACGTGCAGGACGCCCTGGCCGACCTGGCGCGTGCCGGCACCACGGGGCCGCACCTGGAGAAGATGGCCGTGCGCTTCGCGGCCTCCCGGCTGGACGCCCTGGCCGAGGCGGAGGGGCTCGTGGACCCACAGGCCCCGCGCGTGCTCTTCGTGTGCGTGCAGAACGCCGGCCGCTCCCAGCTGGCCGCCGCCCTGCTGGCCGAGCACGCCGGCGACGCCGTTCGGGTGCTCTCCGCGGGGTCCCGCCCCGCCGCGCACGTCCACGGCACCGTGGCCCCGCTGCTGGCCGAGCACGGCGCGGACCCGGAGGAGACGTTCCCCAAGCCCATCACCGAGGAGATCCTCCGGACGGCCGACTACGTCATCACCATGGGCTGCGGCGACGAGTGCGAGGTCCACCCGCACACCGTGCACCGGGACTGGCCGGTGGGCGACCCCGCCGAGACCGACTGGGACCGCCTCCAGGAGATCGTGGCGGACATCGAGCGGCGCGTGGCCGAGCTCTGGGCCGAGATCCAGGCGACCCTGCCGCGCTGA
- a CDS encoding TIGR03086 family metal-binding protein: MATTETEARWDAAAAPFTALVQAVADWDAPTPCDGWTAADLLDHVVTAERDFAARQGREVPVFDGSRSPRHLQWIKHEVAMSALAGDPEFTQRAMDTAVGAMTVGEALLHFHVFDLIVHRWDLARSQGVDEQFTDAEMDHVEAALESFGERAYTPGILGAAIPVADGAPRQERLLARLGRRA, translated from the coding sequence ATGGCCACCACCGAGACCGAAGCCCGCTGGGACGCCGCCGCCGCCCCGTTCACCGCCCTCGTGCAGGCCGTGGCCGACTGGGACGCGCCCACCCCCTGTGACGGCTGGACTGCCGCGGACCTCCTGGACCACGTCGTCACCGCGGAGCGCGACTTCGCCGCCCGTCAGGGGCGCGAGGTCCCCGTGTTCGACGGCTCGCGCTCCCCGAGGCACCTCCAGTGGATCAAGCACGAGGTCGCCATGTCCGCCCTCGCGGGCGATCCGGAGTTCACGCAGCGGGCCATGGACACCGCGGTGGGCGCCATGACCGTGGGCGAGGCGCTGCTGCACTTCCACGTGTTCGACCTGATCGTGCACCGCTGGGACCTCGCCCGCTCGCAGGGCGTGGACGAGCAGTTCACGGACGCGGAGATGGACCACGTGGAGGCCGCCCTCGAGAGCTTCGGCGAGCGGGCCTACACCCCGGGGATCCTCGGGGCCGCGATCCCCGTGGCCGACGGCGCCCCGCGCCAGGAGCGCCTGCTCGCCCGCCTCGGCCGCCGGGCCTGA
- a CDS encoding TetR family transcriptional regulator encodes MAVRPRSADVRADLLHHAARAFEHEGYVKASLARIAADAGYTKGAVYSGFGGKPQLFAEVCATEFERITTEAMRGVAAALVEEGVGREELTRRLAEALGSTVLNASGQWPVLVHEFQAVALRDDVVGAEYAAFSERRRAFLVELLENHEWFASADHAELTRMAALLLMLVHTVAVERHLRPDEVDRETVLTSIETVIEALLP; translated from the coding sequence ATGGCCGTTCGACCCCGCAGCGCCGACGTGCGCGCCGACCTCCTGCACCACGCCGCCCGGGCGTTCGAGCACGAGGGGTACGTGAAGGCGTCGCTCGCCCGGATCGCGGCCGACGCCGGCTACACCAAGGGCGCGGTGTACTCGGGCTTCGGCGGCAAGCCGCAGCTGTTCGCGGAGGTGTGCGCCACCGAGTTCGAGCGGATCACCACGGAGGCGATGCGCGGCGTGGCGGCGGCGCTGGTCGAGGAGGGGGTGGGCCGGGAGGAGCTGACGCGCCGGCTCGCCGAGGCCCTGGGGTCCACGGTCCTGAACGCCTCGGGCCAGTGGCCGGTGCTGGTCCACGAGTTCCAGGCCGTGGCCCTGCGCGACGACGTGGTGGGCGCCGAGTACGCGGCCTTCAGCGAGCGCCGGCGCGCCTTCCTCGTGGAGCTGCTCGAGAACCACGAGTGGTTCGCGAGCGCGGACCACGCGGAGCTGACGCGGATGGCCGCGCTCCTGCTGATGCTCGTCCACACCGTCGCGGTGGAACGCCACCTCCGCCCGGACGAGGTGGACCGCGAGACGGTGCTCACGAGCATCGAGACCGTCATCGAGGCCCTGCTGCCCTGA
- a CDS encoding ATP-binding cassette domain-containing protein, translated as MPAQHGKAPSKEPALIPATPTPLDPPARRVAARAAQHHLVARGLTLRTRNGTVFAPVDLDLPAHTPLAVLGTQGSGRSALLLALTGRLQGVDGELTLGRIDGVRHAHRLREATAVAHVGDLVELESTLTVRESLEERILTDGIRRRDGRARFARLSEAVGFEADPGTPVGHLPAPERTVLTALLACLRPARLVAYDDVDATLTDAQLARVYTALETLGDFGHPFAVSALTSSAVPRGAVVLPLTPSLED; from the coding sequence ATGCCCGCGCAGCACGGCAAAGCACCCTCGAAGGAGCCCGCCCTGATCCCCGCGACCCCCACCCCCCTCGACCCGCCGGCACGGCGGGTCGCCGCCCGCGCCGCCCAGCACCACCTCGTGGCCCGCGGCCTGACCCTGCGCACCCGGAACGGGACCGTCTTCGCGCCCGTGGACCTGGACCTCCCCGCCCACACGCCGCTCGCCGTCCTGGGCACCCAGGGCTCGGGCCGCTCGGCCCTGCTCCTCGCCCTCACGGGCCGGCTCCAGGGCGTGGACGGGGAGCTGACCCTGGGCCGCATCGACGGCGTCCGCCACGCGCACCGCCTGCGCGAGGCCACGGCCGTGGCCCATGTCGGCGACCTCGTCGAGCTCGAGTCCACCCTCACCGTCCGCGAGTCGCTCGAGGAGCGGATCCTCACGGACGGCATCCGCCGCCGGGACGGCCGCGCGCGGTTCGCCCGGCTCAGCGAGGCCGTCGGCTTCGAGGCCGACCCCGGCACCCCCGTCGGGCACCTCCCGGCACCGGAGCGCACGGTCCTCACCGCGCTGCTCGCGTGCCTGCGCCCCGCCCGGCTCGTGGCCTACGACGACGTCGACGCCACGCTCACGGACGCGCAGCTCGCCCGCGTCTACACCGCCCTCGAGACCCTCGGGGACTTCGGACACCCCTTCGCCGTCAGCGCCCTCACCTCCTCCGCGGTCCCCCGCGGCGCCGTGGTGCTCCCCCTGACCCCCTCCCTGGAGGACTGA
- a CDS encoding YhgE/Pip domain-containing protein has product MLFRYELRRFRAGLPLLALIFVLLVPAIYGALYLSANWDPYGRMDRLPVAIVNEDQPVEYDGRTLTTGADVTRELVEDRAFDWHETTRAEAEEGLREGRYYLVLEIPEDLSADLVSPSDDVGSPEQAQITLRRDDSNGFVIGSVTASSQSKIENSVDQAAVEAYFKAVFSNIATLRDGMVQAADGAAQLADGARQARDGATSIDDGLAQAKDGSGRLVEGVAQAKEGSAQLADGARSAKDGADRVASGAASAEEGSARLAEGVAQAKDGSAALADGAGQLNANVPALREGAQSLAGGLAQLDDGSSRLVDGLASAREGSAALADGADQLNANVPTLREGAQSLAGGLDELGAGSAELTDGARQVAGGTQELYDTVAPRLDTVIENQDAVAADVAAVNQDVQGLNEIAGAAETRVSGAVGTAQEQLAALAEENPEIADQPGYTALAETLAAAAERSARIEARSAEIAETSAAANDRVQSAVQEDVAGDAKDKITRLNDGAHAVADGAGSLQEGIGQAGEGANTLADGVGRFSDGLTQLSDGATALDGGIGQLQDGAGTLSDGLGTAHDGANSLADGVGKFSDGLTQLSDGATALDDGLGQAQDGATALHDGLAQLSPGAASLADGVGQLADGAGSLDDGLGQLGTGASDLDAGLGQLKDGSSQLRDGLGSLDDGAHTLATELQDGADRVPALSEDEGEDAALVMSRPVDVTMDVQNPADVYGRGMAPMFFSIALWVFGIAAFNIMRPISGRMLAGRRNPLALALSAWLPVGLVATAGGMIMLLATLPMGMAPVHPWRLVLLVTAVAVVFSLFAHLVQTALGTPGSAVLLVLLILQLASTGGTYPAQVLPGFFRWLHPFMPMSYSIEAFRHAISGGLDSRYWGPMAVLLALGAVLVVLDVLAIRRRQRFRMKDLHPALEK; this is encoded by the coding sequence ATGCTGTTCCGCTATGAGCTGCGCCGGTTCCGCGCCGGGCTGCCCCTGCTCGCCCTGATCTTCGTGCTCCTGGTGCCCGCGATCTACGGTGCCCTCTACCTCTCCGCCAACTGGGACCCCTACGGCCGGATGGACCGCCTCCCCGTGGCGATCGTGAACGAGGACCAGCCCGTGGAGTACGACGGCCGCACCCTCACCACGGGCGCCGACGTCACCCGCGAGCTCGTGGAGGACCGCGCGTTCGACTGGCACGAGACCACGCGCGCAGAGGCCGAGGAGGGCCTGCGGGAGGGCCGCTACTACCTCGTGCTCGAGATCCCGGAGGACCTCAGCGCCGACCTCGTGAGCCCCAGCGACGACGTCGGATCGCCGGAGCAGGCGCAGATCACCCTGCGCCGGGACGACTCCAACGGCTTCGTGATCGGGTCCGTGACCGCCTCGAGCCAGTCCAAGATCGAGAACTCGGTGGACCAGGCCGCCGTCGAGGCCTACTTCAAGGCCGTCTTCTCCAACATCGCCACCCTGCGCGACGGGATGGTGCAGGCCGCCGACGGAGCCGCCCAGCTGGCGGACGGCGCCCGGCAGGCCCGCGACGGGGCCACGTCCATCGACGACGGGCTCGCCCAGGCCAAGGACGGCTCGGGCCGGCTCGTGGAGGGCGTCGCCCAGGCCAAGGAGGGCTCGGCCCAACTCGCCGACGGCGCCCGGAGCGCGAAGGACGGCGCCGACCGCGTCGCCAGCGGGGCCGCCTCCGCCGAGGAGGGCTCCGCGCGGCTCGCCGAGGGCGTGGCCCAGGCCAAGGACGGCTCGGCCGCCCTCGCCGACGGCGCCGGCCAGCTCAACGCCAACGTTCCCGCCCTGCGCGAGGGCGCCCAGAGCCTGGCCGGCGGGCTGGCGCAGCTCGACGACGGCTCGAGCCGGCTCGTGGACGGCCTCGCCTCCGCGCGCGAGGGCTCCGCGGCGCTCGCGGACGGCGCGGACCAGCTGAACGCCAACGTGCCCACCCTCCGGGAGGGCGCGCAGAGTCTGGCCGGCGGGCTCGACGAGCTGGGCGCCGGCTCGGCCGAGCTCACGGACGGCGCGCGGCAGGTGGCCGGGGGCACCCAGGAGCTCTACGACACCGTGGCGCCCCGCCTCGACACCGTGATCGAGAACCAGGACGCGGTGGCGGCCGACGTGGCCGCCGTGAACCAGGACGTGCAAGGGCTGAACGAGATTGCCGGGGCCGCGGAGACCCGCGTCTCGGGCGCCGTCGGCACGGCCCAGGAGCAGCTGGCCGCCCTCGCCGAGGAGAACCCGGAGATCGCCGACCAGCCCGGCTACACCGCGCTGGCCGAGACCCTGGCCGCGGCCGCCGAGCGCTCCGCGCGCATCGAGGCCCGGTCCGCCGAGATCGCCGAGACGTCGGCGGCGGCGAACGATCGGGTGCAGTCCGCCGTGCAGGAGGACGTGGCCGGCGACGCGAAGGACAAGATCACCCGGCTCAACGACGGCGCCCACGCCGTCGCCGACGGTGCCGGCTCCCTGCAGGAGGGGATCGGGCAGGCCGGCGAGGGCGCGAACACCCTCGCCGACGGCGTCGGGAGGTTCTCCGACGGCCTCACCCAGCTCTCCGACGGCGCCACCGCCCTCGACGGCGGCATCGGACAGCTGCAGGACGGCGCGGGCACGCTCAGCGACGGACTCGGCACGGCCCATGATGGCGCGAACAGCCTCGCCGACGGCGTCGGGAAGTTCTCCGACGGGCTCACCCAGCTCTCCGACGGCGCCACCGCGCTCGACGACGGGCTCGGCCAGGCGCAGGACGGCGCCACCGCGCTGCACGACGGCCTGGCGCAGCTGAGCCCGGGTGCCGCGAGTCTCGCGGACGGCGTCGGCCAGCTGGCCGACGGGGCCGGCAGCCTCGACGACGGACTGGGCCAGCTCGGAACCGGAGCCAGCGACCTGGACGCCGGCCTGGGCCAGCTCAAGGACGGCTCGAGCCAGCTGCGGGACGGCCTGGGATCCCTCGACGACGGCGCGCACACGCTCGCCACGGAGCTCCAGGACGGCGCCGACCGGGTCCCGGCGCTCTCCGAGGACGAGGGCGAGGACGCCGCCCTGGTCATGTCCCGCCCCGTGGACGTGACGATGGACGTGCAGAACCCGGCCGACGTCTACGGCCGCGGCATGGCGCCGATGTTCTTCTCGATCGCCCTCTGGGTCTTCGGCATCGCGGCCTTCAACATCATGCGCCCCATCAGCGGACGCATGCTCGCGGGCCGCCGCAATCCCCTCGCCCTCGCCCTCTCGGCCTGGCTGCCGGTGGGGCTGGTGGCCACCGCGGGCGGGATGATCATGCTGCTGGCGACTCTGCCGATGGGCATGGCGCCGGTGCATCCGTGGCGGCTGGTCCTGCTGGTCACGGCGGTGGCGGTGGTGTTCTCGCTGTTCGCCCACCTCGTGCAGACCGCCCTCGGCACGCCCGGTTCCGCGGTCCTGCTGGTCCTGCTGATCCTGCAGCTGGCCTCCACGGGCGGCACGTACCCGGCCCAGGTGCTGCCCGGGTTCTTCCGCTGGCTGCACCCGTTCATGCCGATGAGCTACTCGATCGAGGCGTTCCGGCACGCGATCTCCGGCGGCCTGGACTCCCGCTACTGGGGCCCGATGGCCGTGCTCCTGGCCCTCGGCGCGGTGCTGGTCGTGCTGGACGTGCTCGCGATCCGGAGACGCCAGCGGTTCCGCATGAAGGACCTGCACCCCGCGCTCGAGAAGTGA
- a CDS encoding GNAT family N-acetyltransferase, which translates to MTADPDPTPEPTVRASPAPVTVRPAVPGDAAAVARVAAATFPDACPPTTTREAMDEHIAAQLNADVIGGWIASADHAVAVAEDTAGRVVGYVMTELAPAAEPAVAAVVGDAPVGCLSKLYVLAEARGTGAAGALMAAGLDAMRARGLAYGWLGTNVHNHRANAFYERIGFRIVGERTFRVAGHAETDFTRLIAL; encoded by the coding sequence ATGACCGCCGACCCCGATCCGACGCCCGAGCCGACCGTCCGCGCGTCGCCCGCTCCCGTGACCGTCCGCCCGGCCGTCCCCGGCGACGCCGCGGCCGTCGCGCGCGTGGCCGCCGCGACGTTCCCGGACGCGTGCCCGCCGACCACCACGCGGGAGGCGATGGACGAGCACATCGCCGCGCAGCTGAACGCGGACGTGATCGGTGGCTGGATCGCCTCGGCCGACCACGCGGTGGCCGTGGCCGAGGACACGGCCGGCCGCGTCGTGGGCTACGTGATGACGGAGCTCGCCCCGGCCGCCGAGCCGGCCGTGGCCGCCGTCGTCGGGGACGCGCCCGTCGGCTGCCTCTCCAAGCTGTACGTGCTCGCGGAGGCACGCGGCACGGGCGCGGCGGGCGCCCTCATGGCCGCCGGGCTGGACGCGATGCGGGCCCGCGGCCTGGCCTACGGCTGGCTCGGCACGAACGTGCACAACCACCGGGCCAACGCGTTCTACGAACGGATCGGCTTCCGGATCGTGGGGGAGCGCACCTTCCGCGTGGCCGGCCACGCCGAGACGGACTTCACCCGGCTCATCGCGCTCTGA
- a CDS encoding MarR family transcriptional regulator: protein MADDTTPWLDDEERRAFLALMSVVLRLDPTLDAQLRRDAGLSHFEYSVLSHLSEAPKGTRRMGELAHLSAGSLPRLSQVVTRLEKRGLVRRSPDPRDGRVTLATLTAEGREVVVGAAPGHVAEVRRTVLDPLTRAQVRQLAVIGRRIMGAIDPEDRCLEE from the coding sequence ATGGCGGATGACACGACACCCTGGCTGGACGACGAGGAACGGCGCGCGTTCCTCGCCCTGATGAGCGTGGTGCTGCGCCTGGACCCCACGCTGGACGCGCAGCTGCGCCGCGACGCCGGCCTCAGCCACTTCGAGTACTCGGTGCTCTCCCACCTCTCCGAGGCGCCCAAGGGGACACGGCGCATGGGGGAGCTGGCGCACCTCTCCGCCGGCTCCCTCCCACGGCTCTCCCAGGTGGTGACGCGTCTCGAGAAGCGCGGCCTCGTGCGCCGCAGCCCCGACCCTCGGGACGGGCGCGTCACGCTGGCGACCCTCACCGCCGAGGGGCGCGAGGTGGTGGTCGGCGCGGCGCCCGGCCACGTGGCGGAGGTCCGCCGCACCGTGCTGGACCCGCTCACCCGTGCGCAGGTGCGTCAGCTCGCCGTGATCGGGCGTCGCATCATGGGCGCGATCGACCCCGAGGACCGCTGCCTCGAGGAATGA
- a CDS encoding class III extradiol ring-cleavage dioxygenase encodes MTATIQDPWAQPTPAGAYDDLLARALPMTRAQRRWEPSDGRMPTLFVSHGAPPTLDEPQWLADLFDWAQSMPKPRAVVIVSAHWEDAPVAISSATAGTPLVYDFGGFHPRYYELRYATPDATDVAARVAGVLGQGRPGSVHQTGRGLDHGAYIPLMAMYPAADVPVVQVSMPSQDPKALLELGERLRGLREEGVLVIGSGFMTHSFAAMRDPRLFGHVDAFDTWAAEMTHAGDVDALMGYLDEAPGARIAHPTADHYVPLLLTMGAANDPSSARTVFDRFVFSNHIRSFQVD; translated from the coding sequence ATGACCGCCACCATCCAGGACCCCTGGGCCCAGCCCACCCCCGCCGGCGCCTACGACGACCTGCTCGCCCGCGCCCTGCCGATGACCCGCGCCCAGCGGCGTTGGGAGCCCAGCGACGGGCGCATGCCCACGCTGTTCGTCAGCCACGGTGCGCCGCCCACCCTCGACGAGCCGCAGTGGCTCGCCGACCTGTTCGACTGGGCACAGTCCATGCCCAAGCCGCGGGCCGTGGTGATCGTCTCCGCCCACTGGGAGGACGCACCCGTGGCGATCTCCTCGGCGACGGCAGGCACCCCGCTGGTCTACGACTTCGGCGGCTTCCACCCGCGCTACTACGAGCTGCGGTACGCCACCCCGGACGCCACGGATGTGGCCGCCCGCGTGGCCGGCGTGCTCGGCCAGGGCCGCCCCGGCTCCGTGCACCAGACCGGCCGCGGCCTGGACCACGGCGCGTACATCCCGCTCATGGCCATGTACCCGGCCGCGGACGTGCCCGTGGTGCAGGTGTCCATGCCCTCGCAGGACCCGAAGGCCCTGCTGGAGCTCGGCGAGAGGCTCAGGGGGCTGCGCGAGGAGGGCGTGCTCGTGATCGGCTCGGGCTTCATGACGCACTCGTTCGCCGCCATGCGCGACCCGCGCCTCTTCGGCCACGTGGACGCCTTCGACACGTGGGCCGCCGAGATGACCCACGCCGGCGACGTCGACGCGCTCATGGGCTACCTGGACGAGGCGCCCGGCGCCCGCATCGCCCACCCGACGGCGGACCACTACGTGCCGCTGCTGCTCACCATGGGCGCCGCGAACGACCCCTCGAGCGCCCGGACCGTGTTCGACCGGTTCGTGTTCAGCAACCACATCCGCTCGTTCCAGGTCGACTGA
- a CDS encoding NADPH-dependent F420 reductase, translating into MTTLSIIGDGTMGTAIAEVARRGGHDVTLIGRDGTAADITGEIVVLALPYPALSDVITTYAPALEGKVVVDITNPLDFDTFDSLQVPADSSAAAEVADALPNARVLKAFNTTFAAVLSSGRIGDQTTTVLIAGDDADAKSALADVVTSGGLNAIDAGALKRARELEAVGFLQLTLAAAERIGWTGGFATVR; encoded by the coding sequence ATGACCACCCTGAGCATCATCGGCGACGGCACCATGGGCACCGCGATCGCGGAGGTCGCCCGCCGCGGCGGTCACGACGTCACCCTCATCGGCCGCGACGGCACCGCCGCGGACATCACCGGCGAGATCGTCGTGCTGGCCCTGCCCTACCCGGCCCTCTCCGACGTCATCACGACGTACGCCCCCGCCCTCGAGGGCAAGGTCGTCGTGGACATCACCAACCCGCTGGACTTCGACACCTTCGACTCCCTGCAGGTGCCCGCGGACTCCTCCGCCGCCGCCGAGGTGGCCGACGCCCTGCCGAACGCGCGCGTCCTCAAGGCCTTCAACACCACCTTCGCCGCCGTCCTCTCCTCCGGGAGGATCGGCGACCAGACCACCACCGTGCTGATCGCCGGTGACGACGCGGACGCCAAGTCCGCGCTGGCCGACGTCGTGACCTCGGGCGGCCTGAACGCGATCGACGCGGGCGCCCTGAAGCGCGCCCGCGAGCTCGAGGCCGTCGGCTTCCTGCAGCTCACGCTCGCCGCCGCCGAGAGGATCGGCTGGACCGGCGGCTTCGCCACCGTGCGCTGA